The Paenibacillus sp. FSL W8-0426 region CAGAACTGGAGAAACGGAGCGCATTGAACAGTTTACGAACATGCTCGGCGAATATTTTCGTTTTATCACCCGAAACGGAACGGATCATGTGCCTTTGAAAGACGAAGTGGAGCATTCGCGAATCTATATGGAGATTCAGCAATTACGCTTTTCACGGCGGATCAAAGTAGACTTCGGGCAGTTGCCATTTGGAATGGAGCAGCTTCAGGTCCCCAGATTGATCATTCAGCCGATCATAGAGAATGCTTATGAACATAGTCTGGAGAAGAACACGGGTACGGGACTCCTGCGGGTTCAATTCCATATGAAGTCAACCTACATTGAAATTACGGTGGAGGACAATGGGGAGGGGTTGCAGACGGAGGAGATCGATATGCTTCAGGCACGTCTGCACAATGATGCCGATACGGATGAAGTGACCGGTTTAATGAATATTCATCGACGTCTGGTGTTGACCTATGGGGAAGGAAGCGGGCTTTCTCTCTCTCGGAGCGATCTGCAGGGATTGAAAGTCGCGATTCGAATCCGATGGAAGAGAGGGGAGAGCGCATGTACCGACTTCTGATTGTGGATGACGAGGAAATTATAACGGACAGCCTGTATGAGACATTTGCCGGACATATGCCGGACCGGCTTGATGTTTGCAAAGCCTATTCCGCTGCAGAGGCCCTGGACTGGATGCGGCGATCCAGAATTGACATCGTTCTGACGGATATTCGCATGCCTGGCATAAGTGGTCTCGAACTGACCGAGGAGATCCAGACACGCTGGCCTCAATGCCGCGTTATTTTTCTCACGGGACACAGTGATTTTGATTATGCATACCGAGCCCTCCAGATGCCCAATGTGCGTTATTTGCTCAAAACGGAAGGTTACGACAAGGTGATGACGGTCATTGAGCAGGTCATGGAAGAGATTCGGCAAAGTCACAGCATGCATGAAGTGTTGGAAAAGTCCCGCCAAATGACTTCCCGGCTGGCTGCGCTGCACCAGGAGGAATATGTGCGCAAGCTTCTTCAGGATAGCCCGTCCGCTCACTCCTCTTCGATGGAGCTTCAAGCCGAACTGGTGTCAAGAAACATAGGCTTGCAAGCGGACTCCCCGGTGTATCTGGTCCTTGGACGATTCAATACGCCGCCTGGAATCGAAGAAGGACCGAATCGTTTGCAGGAGTCGGTCCGGATTATCGGATCTTCACTATTGAGTGAACATGCGATATATATCAGTGTTACAGATCACTATGGCGATGTGGTCTGGCTGCTTCAGCCTAAAACAGGGAAAAACAATGCAGAAGAGCACTTTTCCACTTATATCGAAGGCACATTGGAGCTGGTTCAGGAAGCCTGCATGGCGTCGCTTGACGTGTCCATTGCCTTTACATTGAGCGGACGCGGTTGCCCTTGGTCCCGAATTCCAAGGCAGTATGAACGGCTGCGGTTGTTACAGTGGATGAAAATTGGCGATGGGGTCTCTATGGTATTGACGGATAAAACCGAAGGCACTGCAGGAGGAACATCCAAGGAATCCGTTCGGATCTCAAGCCGGATTGACGTGATGTCTGGTTTCTTGGAAAGCGGACGCTTTCAGCCCTTTTACGATGTTTTTGAAGAGCTTGTAACGGAACTGCAGCAGCAGGACCTGACCATGGAGCGGGCTATGGAAACCTACTATTATCTGGCTCTGATGCTGTATTCCACATGTAATCGCTGGGGGCTCCGGCAGAACGTCCCTGATCAGCCAAGTTTGCTTCAACTGAGTGACTTTACATGCATGAAGGAAGCAGTGCACCACCTGTACTGCGCTGCGGATGAACTGGTTCATTTCAAGCGTTCCAATGAAGAGGAACGTGTGAACCAGGTCATCCATACTCTATGCGGCTATATCAGGGACAATCTGGAAAAGGACCTTTCGCTGGTCAGACTCGCCGAGTTGAATCATTTCAACCCGTCCTATCTATCCCGCTTCTTCAAGCAGGAGACGGGGATCAACTTGTCGGAGTTTATCGACGACACCCGTATCCGAAGAGCCAAGGAGCTGCTGTGCAACAGCGATCTGATGGTGCGAGAAGTAGCGCTTCAAGTCGGATATGAGTCGGCACATTCGTTTACCCGCCTGTTCAAGAAGCTGACGGGCATGACGCCCCAGGAATATCGGGAATCTGTGCTCGTGCGTTAGAACCGTTGTTATGGACACCTTCATCAGAAGTAAATGGAAAAGGATAACACGTAAAAACGCAGGCGCTGCTGGCCTGCGTTTTATGGTTTGATCACCCGCCAGAAAGGCTGCCGAGGAGGCAGCTGATCAGTCATGCCTAGGCAGAGTGATTCTTTTGTCTGCGATAGGCGTTAGGACTTGAGCCTGCATAGGCCTTGAACTTTTTGTAAAACCAATCGATGTCTTTATAACCTACCTCCAAAGCGATTTCATATATCCGCATATCGGTAGTTAACAGCAGATGCTTCGCTTTTTCCATTCGCTGCTGCAGCATGTAATCGTTGAAGGATACTTTCTCCTCCAGTTTAAATTTTTGTCCAAGATATGCACAGTTAAAGTGGAGCATGTCGGAAATTTTCCGGAGTGTAATTTCGTCGCTTAGATGATCTCTCACGTAAGCTTTGACAATTCGGATGACATGACTGGACTCCATCGCTTTGCCATTGAGCTGAACGGGTGGTTTCACAGGCAATCTTTCTTTAACAGGTTCCGGTCCCAGTCGCGTCTGAAGTGCCTGCAAACTTTGCAGTAAAGCTGAAGCGCTGACAGGAGAGGGCAGATAATCATTCACTTGATAAGTTAACGCTTTGCGCACAAGTCTGAAATGGTCTCTTCCACCCACCAGCAGAATCGGAATGTCGCTTATTTGGCGAATGCGATGGCATAACCATAAACCGGCCGTATCACATCGCTCAGTATGGATGAGCACTACCGCGAATTCCTGTTTCGACAGGGCGATCAGTGCATCGGAGGAAGAGAAGGCCGATTCCCCAATTGTATATGGAGAGGTAGAACGACTCAGCAACGGTCCAAGTTCTTTGCACAAACGCCGGCTGTAATCAACAAGTAATATGTTGTACATAAAGCATAACCTCACCTTCTTCTGAATTTCCGGTCCGGATTCCAATCCATAAGGCTTACTTTCATTATGAGAATAAAAGAAAGCGCATACAATGTGCATTTTTTTGCAGACAATGCATTTCTTTACCAATTTCTATTGAAATGTGTTCGTAATCCTTCACTAGCATGCCTTTCTATAATTTGACCGGGTGAATACCTGCATTTCGGCGGGTTGTTTGCGTTTTCATATGAGGGATACACTGTGGGAGCAAACGACAATCAGGGGGGAAGACGATGAGAAACAACAAGTTTATGCTGCTGAGCCTTGTATTTGCGGTCATGCTGATGATTGCTGCATGCAGTTCTGCTCCGACCGCACAACCGGAGCCGGAAAAGCCGGCACCGCAGGAGGAACAAAACACCGCGGAAACCGAGCCCAAAAATGAAAATTCAACGCCGGAGATGGACTTTGACATGGGTGGCAGAACCATCAAGGTTGTTGCTTGGTGGGATATGGAGATCCAGGGTAACAACCCGGATAACATTCAGCGCCTGGAGAACCTTGAAGCACTGAAGAAAAAACACAACTTCAATATTGAATACATCTCCATCGATTTCGGAGAATACCAGGAAAAAGTGGTTGCTTCGCTGATGGCAGGGGAACCGCTGGGCGATTTGGTGAGACTGGGCAAAAACTATGCCATTCCGGCATTGACCAAACAGGATCTGTTATGGCCGGTGGATGAGTATACCAAGAACGATAAGGTGTTCAATCAAAAAACGACCAACGAGTATATGCAATATGAAGGCAGAGGCTACGGTTTTACCGAAGATCAATCCTCCTTTATCAACGGGATTTTCTATAACCGAACGCTTATGCAGGAACTTGGTTTGAAGCCGCTGCAGGAATATGTGGATGCCGATGAATGGAACTGGGATACGTTCCTCAGCGTTGCGAAACAAGCGAACAAGGATCGTAACAATGATGGCAAGCTGGACACGTGGGGACTCGCTCAAACGGGTCTGCTT contains the following coding sequences:
- a CDS encoding response regulator, whose product is MYRLLIVDDEEIITDSLYETFAGHMPDRLDVCKAYSAAEALDWMRRSRIDIVLTDIRMPGISGLELTEEIQTRWPQCRVIFLTGHSDFDYAYRALQMPNVRYLLKTEGYDKVMTVIEQVMEEIRQSHSMHEVLEKSRQMTSRLAALHQEEYVRKLLQDSPSAHSSSMELQAELVSRNIGLQADSPVYLVLGRFNTPPGIEEGPNRLQESVRIIGSSLLSEHAIYISVTDHYGDVVWLLQPKTGKNNAEEHFSTYIEGTLELVQEACMASLDVSIAFTLSGRGCPWSRIPRQYERLRLLQWMKIGDGVSMVLTDKTEGTAGGTSKESVRISSRIDVMSGFLESGRFQPFYDVFEELVTELQQQDLTMERAMETYYYLALMLYSTCNRWGLRQNVPDQPSLLQLSDFTCMKEAVHHLYCAADELVHFKRSNEEERVNQVIHTLCGYIRDNLEKDLSLVRLAELNHFNPSYLSRFFKQETGINLSEFIDDTRIRRAKELLCNSDLMVREVALQVGYESAHSFTRLFKKLTGMTPQEYRESVLVR
- a CDS encoding helix-turn-helix domain-containing protein; translated protein: MYNILLVDYSRRLCKELGPLLSRSTSPYTIGESAFSSSDALIALSKQEFAVVLIHTERCDTAGLWLCHRIRQISDIPILLVGGRDHFRLVRKALTYQVNDYLPSPVSASALLQSLQALQTRLGPEPVKERLPVKPPVQLNGKAMESSHVIRIVKAYVRDHLSDEITLRKISDMLHFNCAYLGQKFKLEEKVSFNDYMLQQRMEKAKHLLLTTDMRIYEIALEVGYKDIDWFYKKFKAYAGSSPNAYRRQKNHSA
- a CDS encoding extracellular solute-binding protein; amino-acid sequence: MRNNKFMLLSLVFAVMLMIAACSSAPTAQPEPEKPAPQEEQNTAETEPKNENSTPEMDFDMGGRTIKVVAWWDMEIQGNNPDNIQRLENLEALKKKHNFNIEYISIDFGEYQEKVVASLMAGEPLGDLVRLGKNYAIPALTKQDLLWPVDEYTKNDKVFNQKTTNEYMQYEGRGYGFTEDQSSFINGIFYNRTLMQELGLKPLQEYVDADEWNWDTFLSVAKQANKDRNNDGKLDTWGLAQTGLLEPILYSNEASLTKEDKQNLEDPKTKEALNFLSKLATEKVGRPTEGGDWTEPSTFFRQGNTLMYAGAMYEVEGIMTDMKDYDIGFVPFPKGPSASAYHSGESRYQAITIPKAVENPEQLMYIWEKINEIDSIYEYPGQSTLETHLTDEADINNARKVAEGMLVLDHNTFPSLPYWDFDAELKEGVSVSTLIEKYKAPFQAAIDEVYK